The following nucleotide sequence is from Cottoperca gobio chromosome 20, fCotGob3.1, whole genome shotgun sequence.
tggcttcagcataTAATAAACCTTTGTGCCCAAACTGTATGTACTCATATTCTGCAACACAACTACCAATCCCCTGCTCTAGACTTCACTGAAGACGCAGCATTGACCCGTCTCCTTTAACTCTTGATTTATTTGTTCTGAAAGTGAAAGGCAGCTCTCAGTTTCACTCAGGATATCATTGAACACTtcctttttcactttcattcttGTTTCTTCTTAAGAATGTGTTACTACGATTCATGCCAGTCTTGCACAAAGTCAGAAATTCCTTAGCCATGTTTAGAGGAAGACGTCCGTGTGTTGTGGTCGGGGAAAGGACCCGGAGAGGATTCAAACAGGATGTGGTTCATTAGACATAAAGTGTCGCTCTCAcggaaaacaaatcaatcacAGAATAAACTTTAAAGGGAATCAGTAGCAAAGTGTCGGTGGAGTATATATTTAGCATATTTATGTTAACCCTTCTTACACCTGGTTTAAAGTTCTGTATTAAAGTGAACGCATCACGTTTACTGGAGGAAACATATGAGGGtgacatgcagcacaatcttTATCCTTTAAAGGCTGCAGTCTGCTGGCTGCTTTgtgaactacacacacacacacgtatactgTATAGTATACTGTGAAAAGTCTCATGGCACATCAGATCTTTAGAATTTGAATGAGAAGAACTTCTGTCTCGTGTAAATAatagttataaaataaatagttcagATTAAAaagtgagaagtgtgtgtgtgtgtgtgtgtgtgtcagtagtcATGAGAAAGACATGTTGTCATCTTACTACTAAGTGATTCTTGAGAAGCTCCACAGGAGGTCAGTGTGAGCACATCCTCTCTCTGACCACCAGGTGGCCTCATCGTACAACATCTTTCATTCTCAACACGCTGTGCTGTCCCATAACTCACcttacacacaataaaacatttacatcatgACATAACTCATGATGTAAATGTGTACTTCTACCAACATCTAGTGTGCAGGCAGTGAGCACCAGAAATACAGTTTAAATATGTCATAACGCTTCAGAACATTTGCAAATAAGTAACCAATAGTTCACATTCTGTGTACTAAAGAAGCAGATATGTTTGACCACCGTTACTATCAGTTATCATTACAAGACATAAAGCTAAATGAGGTTCTTTTATCGTCTCTGTGTGATGCActttgaccctctgtcctcactggAGCTGCAGTGTGTTGTCAAGAAATTAGAGTTTGGGGTAaggaatgtttttttgtcaatgaGTGTGTGCAGCCTGTCATTGTGTGAGACCAGGATTACACAACAGACGGTGATCCGTGCAGTAAACTGAAGAGTCTGGGTCACCTCTGtacagaagaggagaggagagacaaccaGCAGCTGACCACAGCTACCACATTCAAACCTCTTGTAAGGAGCCACAGTCTGTTATCTTCCCCAGCCTTTTGTCCTCAGGGTAGGCACGCTTTATTTAGATCTGGGACATgtacataataaatgtattaatgtgtttaacATGACCTCTTTCTGTTTTAAGTTTGTAGTCACTGTCTCCGTTTGTCTTGAGCTACTTTATGTGTCTCTGTTCAGGGattgactacacacacacagtagcagaAACTTGTATCTCATGTTCACGCTACGTAAGACACGTTGGAAACGTAAAGAACAACTTTGCACCGAGGCCTCAGAGGTTCCCAAAAGTTGTGACAGAGATGTGCCATATCTCTTCTTATCAGAACCAATACTCCTCCCGTGCAGATGTCAGGGGATAACTGTGTGCAACACTGTCATTACTGGTCTGTGCTGAGTGGCCATTTTGTGTTAAAGTCTTCCCTCCACTCAGTTTGACCTAGAAATCCATCTGAAGTCCCGATGCTCTGCGCCCCCGGCCTGCGTCAGCCAGCGTGGACCGCAGCTCAGGATGATCAGCGGCCTGTCAGTTGCTGGAAAACCATACGTCCCAGCCATCCATGCGTCTGCCAGAAGACTGCacacctcctccctctcactccCCGAGCAGAGGTGCATTGAGTTATAGCCTGAAGACGAGGAGGTGGAACTCCCGAGCTAATAAAGTCCATGCTTAGAgcgtttccacagactgcacTGCGCCTGCAGTCGCAGACCGGGCAGCGGTCGTCATGCGTCACTGGACTCTACAAATACCAGGGTGAAAAACACACTTACCAACTAAAGAATCAGTCCATGAGGTCGGAAGGCTTTGATTAGAGTGATCAGCTGTCTCATCCTGCAGTGGTGGCAGCCAGTGTTGTTAAGGGAGCGGCAGAGCATCATGTGGCTGTCAGCTCAGCCGATGAACAGAATGCATCATTGATCACAATGTGACATGTTTCTGGCCCCGGGCAGCATGTGTGGAGTGGGAGGGTCCCAGCATGTTGCTTTCAGCCTGAAACGAGCCAGGCCTGCAGGACGGGTTGTGTTTTCATTCCTCCCCTAAGGGCCCTCTGTGGTTGCCGCGGCTACCATGCTTTTTTGGATTCCCCCTCTATAATTGAGTCTTGCGTTTTCACCCTGGATTCCGCAGGCCTGCACAAAGCGGTGATTATTCCTGAGCAGCGGAGGGGCCggtgggagaggggggggggctctgaATGAATGCCATTACATTCTGATGGAGCCCATTGGCTGCTCACTCTTTGTCTTCAACCTTCTGAAATCCCTGAAGCCACAGAGCAGACAGTGTGTTTGATCCACTCATCACAATGTAACCAGAAGGATGCAGGCGGCCCTGCTCACTGCACCGTCACAACAATCTGCACGGCTCCTCAAACATCATTTTATTACACAGTAAACATGATTAACAGCATGAAAACTGTACAAACCATCGGAACCAGCGAAGACAAAACTCTGGAGTACGAGGTAAATGAATATGTTTGAAGTCATCCACTTGTTTCCATTTCCGTGGCTATTTTTCATGGATGTAATCAACTCACTATGAAGGAAGGTGTGTTGCACAGTCTTTACAAAAGCTCGGATTGGTCGATTGTTTCTCCAACCAGCGGAAATACCTGTTGGTGGTCACAACAGCCGACCTATACAGAATCACTGACCCATCAGGCGATGTGAGCCCTCACACTTCCTAAAGTGCACTAATACTGAGACCATGTGCTCTAACCTAAcacaatgtaaatgtattttaaatatatttaaataggAAACATCTTGGAGATTGTAAATTAAAAGTGCCTTAGTGGcaaatgattatttatatagatatagatctatatatctatatatatatatatagatatatatagatagatagatagatagatagatctgatagatatataaattatattttaaatataatttacacacatatatatatatatatatatatatatatatatatatatatatatatatatatatatatatatatatatatatatatatatatatatatatatatatatatatatatatatatatatatatatatatatatatgtgtgtaaattatatttaaaatattatatatatatatatatatatatatatatatatatatatatatataatattttaaatataatttacattCTCCAAGACGTTTCCTTCTCTTCGGTGATGAGCAGTAATTGTGTGTTAAGATCTCACTTCACTTCCCAGAGATTGAAACAGAattcaaaatctaaataatgtttAGTGAGGAGTGtgtctgtaaccataactgtacaagttaacaaaaagaacaatattatatgtgtattaacatgaaatcaatatttaattgattaaatatcCCGGTTATTGTGAATACCTGTATATAGCAACACAATACATACTAATGTCTGTTTGATGAGAGTTGGGATATTAAAGTCCTCTACAGAAGATCATCAGGCTCTGGATGCAGACAATGCTCGTTAGTTGGATACATTAGTTGTAGGTTTGGCTCTGCACGTGGGATTTGTTGCCaattagaaagaaatgtggcAGCACATCACAAGACGTGTCCTTTAAGCCGCTCATGATAAACTAAATCCCCTTTTAAAATCGAGTTAGCCATCATATGATACCTATATTCCACTTTGTTTAAAATTAGTCATGGGAGTCGCTTCTATAAAGTTCAGTGAGTGCTGAGCTCCATGTTACTGCTGGTTGCTATTAattaacctcacacacacacacacacacacacaacctgatcTTTACACTCCAGAAGGGAGTGAGGCATGAAATGACTTTAGACGTTCTCCCACGTTAACACTTTAAAGCTGTAGCAGTGGATGTTAGACATGTGGTGTTAATAACAATAGTGTGCAGAAAGGCTTCCAGAATTGAAGAATTTAAAGGCTTTATTTATAAcataccattttttttttaatcgaaCCATATAACAGTGGACTGCTTTACAATGAGAGACATTGCAATAAATACAGTTTGAGAATACAAGAGgaataatatgaaaatataggTCATTTAATGGAACAAGGAAGTATGTCTGTAGAGTAAAAGTCGTCTGAAGGACACCATGctcatcattaaaaaaacaaaaacactaccTAGTGATTATatgtagtaaaacaaaaaggaatacCAGCGTCACAAAGTGTGGCTGGATTACAGCGGCTGAACACAGATGATGACTCAGCCTGTTGTTGAATTCCTTTCACGAGGATCATGAGCCCAGTTTCAGTCCAGGAACACGAACACTGGACGGCAGCAGCTTCACCTGATGCTACACCATCATCGGCCCACAACGTTACCACTACTTCAGTGTTCCATCATTTAGAcgtctttaaaaaacaaaagtgggGATTAAAAAGGAATGCTCTTAGACTTAAAACATGTCACTCGGTCTCATTATTCTATGTCACTACAGCTTCTTACGTTCAGATCAAAGAGTCTGAAGAAGGAAGGCAACATTTCATTGTATGCttcaagagaagaaaaagactaGTGAGGATAGCAAAAGACTTGCCCTGTTGTGTGGTTGATAGAATACACTAGTTAATACTGATCTGGAGGTGGAGGTCTCCACTAATAGTCAATGCCCTGATCATTGTAATGGGGGCTGTAGTCTTCCTGGTAGCCTGGCTGGTACTCTTCCTCCTGGAACTCCGCCTGATAGTCACTGTCGCTGATCTCGGAGCCGTTGGTGCCGGTGCCCTGGCTGCCGTTGGCGTGGATGACCGGCTCTGTTGGGGGGGTGCAGTACTTGGGGTCGTAGACCTGGCGACCCAGCCCATACACACTCATACCTCTCTGAGACGCCACCTTGTTGGTGCCCATCTGGAGGGAGATGGTGGAGTTGTCCATCGGCTGCTGCGCCACCTTCTGGTCATAGATGTCTCTGCGGGTACCAGGGGCGGACATGCCCGCCTGCAGGAAACCACAATGCAATGCCACAACATTACACACCTTAAGAAATCATTTAGCAATTTAAAAGTGTCAGTTCAACATCGTAAAAGCTCAATGCAACATGGCGACATAAAAACATCATCTGTCCTGGATACTTAAAAAGGCGTTTGACATactgaacatatttgttttcatcacctctgccaaggaggtcATGTTTTGGGGGTCTGTTTATGAGCAGGATTACGTAAAAATTAATGGCCCGATCTTCATGAAACTCGGCGTTAACGTGGAAAGGTGCAGCGTGAGCCAAGAAGCCATTAAACGttggagcggatctgaatcacgggcTGGATACACACATtctttttcacttatggaaacagccttggcagaggtctgcgctctcagaGTGCTCTGCTACTATTAAATAGTTTTGGTCTCTCCTCTAGGGAtctattgaaaataaaaagatccaATAAGAGCAGCATTAACGGAGGAGTGGGCTTTAACCTGGCTGGCTCCTTTGTTGGTTCCCATCTGCAGGCTGATGGTGGTCTGGTCGAAGGGTTTGTCAGTCTGAGTCTTTGGATCATACAGATGTCTTCTGGTTCCATAAGCAGTCATCCCAGCCTGACTCGCACACTTGTTTGTCCCCATCTGAGGACAAAAGGCCAGCGAGAGGATCTTAAATCACATCACACGTCTAACTCGTTTAAAATAACcattgacattttaaaggaagGTTATTGGAACGTGTGTTAGTTTCAGTAGAACAGAAGGAACTTTAAAGAGCTCCTGAACCTAAAAGTCTGGCAGTTCTGGAGAGTTTCAGTCTCCACTGAGAAATAAGACTCTCTGGGGAAAACGCTGCATCTGTTTATTTCTCTGGAACTAAAGTGGTTATATTTAAAGCTACAAACAAACATCAGCTCTCGGAGCCTAAAGATATAAGCTCATGTCCTGAAGACCCTCTTATCTCCAGTCATAGTTACCTGCAGTCCAATGACGCACTGACCGGCCTTGATCTTCTCATCATCAAAATGTCGCGTTTGTTTTTCTGAATATCTCACCCCGATATCAATCTTTGAGTCCATACCTTTGGTCTTTGCCTAGCAGAGAGAGAACGCTGTTCAAAGGGCTGATATGACATTAGATGTATGACAGTAGAAAATGTGTTCCTCCGCAGACAATGACCCTCTGTGCTCGGTGTTCACTCACCATGCTGGCCAAAGCGAGCAGTGTGGTCTGGACTTGAGTCATGTTCCCATTTTCAAACAGGTCATTGGCCTCAAAGATGTCATTGGGCTTTAGGCCATAGGCCAGGATAGCTTTGATGAAATTCCCAAGGTTTTCCAGCTGCAGAGAGCAacggggggaaaaaagaaaagggaaggaagtgaTGGGGGATTGTACAGGGAGTCCAACAAAACCAGGAGGAAGCAACATCACAGATAAAGCAGTTACTGAAAAGCAGTGACGGCTTCATGAATGAGAACACTGATGTGCTGCGACTGGTCTTAAAGGAGTCGCCACTCATGAGCCTTTGTTTCCCCGTGCAGAACAGATCGTACCTTGTGCCAGTTCAGCTGTGAAAGGTTGATTCTCCTCACTGAATCAGGCTGCATCTTGTTGATCAGTCTAAAGAGGAAGGAAAGCACAACGTGCATGATGAGATCAACTGTTGAGGACACAGATTAGTACCAAGTTCTCCACAGATGTTGGACCTGAACATGTCACACTTACTTGCAGAGGATGACACCATCCTTCAAGCCTTTCTGGAAGTTCTCTCCAATAGGCATTGACGTTTCCTCTTCAATCCAGCAGCggagctcctcctccttctgtgtGTCATATTTCTGAGCAatctgagaaataaaacaaacattaaatctCTTTTCAAGACAAGAAACATGTCCAATCTTTCTAACTCGTATTATAAACGTGTCAATTATCATCTTGTTTTACTAGTTCAGCAATCGGACAGACAGTTTTTTCCCATTTTCATTCTCCACACAATGAATCGTGTCTCTGTTCCAGATTACAACCCCCCCCCATACGATACAGTACGCAGAGCTGTGAGAGGTCAGGAGGAGGATATGACTGcaggctctctcctctctcccccccccccccgtcttcCAGTTTGGCCATACAACACGTGACAACGAACTACTGTAGTTTGTTTCAGGCATACTGAGCGTATCCTCAGTTACCCAGAAGGCTCAGGGTCACCAGGGTACGAGGTCAGAACAGTGATACACAGCAAGGTTTAGGGAAAGTTTCAATGTGTTGAGTAATCCTCCTCCCATCTCTAAACATCCCACAGACACTTCTCATCCACAGGGCAGAGAGTTTATAGTGCGAGACAGAAAACATCTGCCGTCCATCTCAGAACAGTCCGTCCTGCTTTCTAACGGCGTGAAAACACAGAGTGTCCTACAAGACACGTTAATAGTCCAACATTTAATAACTAATCTGCTGGTTATTTTCTATGTCTGAGACAACAACACGTCCACAGTTTCAGTGTTCGTCTGTACACCTGACTTGTCCCGTCTTGCTGTTGTCATCATACCGCAGCGTTATCTCCACCTGAGGATGTCAGCTGTCACCTGGACACATTCCTTCCCCGAGACACCACACAGCACAGGCCCGACATCCTCTCACAGTTTGTCTACCTCATAATACAGACCGTCACAAGACGGTACACGCCCCAGGAACACAACtagtgctgcaactaacaattactgGTTGTTCCTTTAACACTTCTGTGAATCAGCAGAGGAGACCTCGTCAAAAGGTCAGACCTGAAGACAGATCAACACAGAAAAGGTTTAACTTACTACGAAGAGTTTAGTTTGGATTCACCGACTTCAGCTCTAATCAAAGACCGTGTCTTTAGGCTGTGTTGTAACAAGTGGACAAACAGGTCTGTATATTGTGTAAACTAAGACTTCAGGGCCTTGACCTTTCGCCCTCATGTCAAAGAAGGGTTGTTTCACAGTCCATCTCGTGTCTTCCTCAATTGAAACCCGCGTGTGCCAGTTCCTTCAGCGTAATGCAAAGTCAGAAACGTGGTTTGTTGTCATGAAATGAACAGACAGATATTGGATTTTTCATATCCCCTCTTCTCCTGCCAGTTCCTGTGAAAAGCCAAACAGGATGTTGTGTTCCAAACTGAGACCGAGTGGAAGGTCGTGGGGTTAAAGGTCAAATCTTCTCCACCACTCGTAATATCAGGGTGGAAAGTGGAGTTTCAGAGGATCCCTCACTGAGAAGCCAAAGAGCTGGAATGATTAGAGAGAGGGTTTTCTTTCCTCTCGTCACGTCTCCCAGCAGTTATTATCGAGGACGATTGCCAAGATTtgtcaggaaaaaaaaagcagccttTGGAAAAAGAATCCAATTCTTTTGATGGAACTATTAAAACGGAGCCGAGGGAAAATATCTGGAAGGTTGAGATTTGAGCCAGCTGGAAATGAACAGCAGACAAACCCCCTCGACATTTCATCTCTGTACCCGAAAGCTGCTCCCGATGACACAAAACCTGCGCACGTTTCAAAAAGCCGGAGCTACTGTTCAACACGCGCAGAAGAGTTCAGGTTCTGTAGTCTGAACCGGTTCCTGTCAGGACTTCAGCTCTGAAGGGTGAGAGAGAAGTTAGCTGAAACACTCATTGTGATAACAAAACCATCCAAGTATGAAGCTGAttcgtcacatcacacacacgacCGAGTCCTGAACCAAGGCTGAGCAAGCAGACAGGCTGCTATTCATTAATATACAGCGTATATTACACACCACATACTGCGGGGAGAGACGCCCCAACTGGGAGCACAAGTAGAAAAGCAACAAGTCAAAGtttcagaagagaagaagagattcTGGCTGCTGCGACGactcattattttctttatcaattCCCCCGTCAACGAACAATCACCCAACACTTCTTGTTTTATCCTCCAAGAAGCCAGAACTCAAGTACATTCAGTGTACGATCATATGAAAGTAGCACATCATCAGTGGAACCAGATTCACGAGTCCCTGAGGTTTCTGAGGACACGACGGGTTCTTCTCGCTGCACTcgtccaccaagtttcatgaaactGCGGACAGTAGTTATTCTGTAATCCTGACagaccaacacaaacacaacctccttctcagtcaaagtctgACCAAAGTTACCGCCTCATGCTGCCTGCAGCTTGAGCACAACTTCAAGTTGCCAATTTGATGGTAGCCACTGAGCTAATGGCAGTAATCTCTTCAACACGACGTGTTTAACAAGAGTAAAGGCCACAGGCAAAGTGCAGTGTCTGCTGCAGCGTCCTTCAACACGTTTCTAACAGCAGAATTAGGGACTGAAGCCAACAATCACTAAGTGGCTGTTCAGACTGAAAACAGGCGTTAAAACTCGACTCTCGGGCCCCCAGTGACACGTCGAATGCATCCCTGGACGTCCAGTTCAAGAAATAGATCCATGAGACACCAAAACACCTCAGAGGTTCGTAAAACGTAGT
It contains:
- the cnn3a gene encoding calponin-3a; the encoded protein is MTHFNKGPSYGLSAEVRSKIAQKYDTQKEEELRCWIEEETSMPIGENFQKGLKDGVILCKLINKMQPDSVRRINLSQLNWHKLENLGNFIKAILAYGLKPNDIFEANDLFENGNMTQVQTTLLALASMAKTKGMDSKIDIGVRYSEKQTRHFDDEKIKAGQCVIGLQMGTNKCASQAGMTAYGTRRHLYDPKTQTDKPFDQTTISLQMGTNKGASQAGMSAPGTRRDIYDQKVAQQPMDNSTISLQMGTNKVASQRGMSVYGLGRQVYDPKYCTPPTEPVIHANGSQGTGTNGSEISDSDYQAEFQEEEYQPGYQEDYSPHYNDQGIDY